Proteins encoded within one genomic window of Saccharopolyspora pogona:
- a CDS encoding DUF4253 domain-containing protein — MLRDDRQAGAPADLSAVFGTGAAVSVPLPPGEVLTEQTALSDNPTPLCWISDAAPVPQLIAALRAEHSLTGLLPLLLCDSDEVYGERCTVGVVPPEPLEHIDRWRVVDVMVRIWDGLVQADDDLGPAYDLEVLAPFDYACPGPARGGNLLADPDVLANQQLPRFIDADTRLALVPVQRGADVLTALGWSGAANHVSRTAGLSAMARSWEERFGARLLRLGPDRLDLSVAAPPQDPDHAAAVAAEHWTFCPDRIIQETGTIGAYAQEIRGRRTWSFWWE; from the coding sequence GTGTTGCGAGACGACCGGCAAGCGGGGGCTCCTGCCGACCTGTCCGCTGTTTTCGGCACCGGTGCAGCGGTTTCCGTCCCGCTACCGCCAGGTGAGGTGCTGACCGAGCAGACCGCTCTCAGCGACAACCCCACCCCACTGTGCTGGATCAGCGACGCCGCCCCGGTGCCGCAGTTGATCGCCGCCCTCCGAGCCGAGCACAGCCTCACCGGCTTGTTGCCGCTGCTGCTGTGCGATAGCGACGAGGTCTACGGGGAGCGGTGCACCGTCGGTGTCGTGCCGCCGGAACCGCTCGAGCACATCGATCGCTGGCGGGTCGTCGACGTGATGGTCCGGATCTGGGACGGCCTGGTGCAGGCCGACGACGACCTGGGACCAGCGTACGACCTGGAAGTGCTGGCCCCGTTCGATTACGCGTGCCCGGGACCGGCGCGGGGCGGGAACCTGCTGGCGGACCCGGATGTCCTGGCCAACCAGCAGTTGCCGCGCTTCATCGACGCCGACACCCGGCTCGCACTGGTCCCGGTTCAGCGCGGCGCGGACGTACTGACGGCGCTGGGCTGGTCGGGCGCGGCGAACCACGTGTCGCGGACGGCGGGGCTTTCGGCGATGGCCCGCAGCTGGGAGGAGCGCTTCGGGGCGCGCTTGTTGCGCCTAGGCCCGGACCGGCTCGACCTAAGCGTGGCGGCGCCTCCGCAGGACCCGGACCACGCCGCAGCGGTCGCCGCGGAGCACTGGACCTTCTGCCCGGACCGGATCATCCAGGAGACGGGCACCATCGGGGCCTACGCCCAGGAGATCCGCGGCCGCCGCACCTGGTCCTTCTGGTGGGAGTAG
- a CDS encoding medium chain dehydrogenase/reductase family protein → MTIPTSGTEIVLTGLGGTEVVTTRRSAPLAPGPHGVLVRVEAAGVAFAEVQMLRGRYPAQPKFPFVPGYDLVGEVVAVGSAVTSWRPGQRVAAMPRTGAWAEYVEVRDSELVPVPDDIDAATAVSVVLNGVTAWQLLHRAAKVRRGQTVLVHGVGGGVGILLAQLSVAAGVRVIGTASAGRHEALREIAVELIDHRTEDVGSRVAELAPGGVDAIFDPLGPASLDRSWRLLTPGGSLHAYGSSATLHDDGPWWLPYLGLGRRLAGWELARLFGRTGGRRMRMYYVKPNAQFRTDLAKLLRMVASGQLRPLVARRLPLESAARALDLHMAGTETGRIVLVPGLSPDRA, encoded by the coding sequence ATGACCATCCCCACCAGCGGCACCGAGATCGTGCTGACCGGCCTCGGCGGGACCGAAGTCGTCACCACGCGCCGCAGCGCGCCGCTCGCGCCCGGGCCGCACGGCGTGCTGGTTCGCGTCGAGGCCGCCGGGGTGGCCTTCGCCGAGGTCCAGATGCTGCGCGGGCGCTACCCGGCACAGCCGAAGTTCCCGTTCGTGCCCGGCTACGACCTGGTCGGCGAGGTCGTCGCGGTCGGTTCGGCGGTGACCTCTTGGCGTCCCGGCCAGCGGGTCGCGGCGATGCCGCGCACCGGCGCGTGGGCCGAATACGTCGAAGTGCGCGACAGCGAACTGGTTCCCGTGCCCGACGACATCGACGCCGCGACGGCGGTCTCGGTGGTGCTCAACGGCGTCACGGCCTGGCAGCTGCTGCACCGCGCGGCGAAAGTCCGACGTGGACAGACGGTGCTCGTGCACGGCGTCGGCGGCGGGGTCGGCATCCTGCTTGCCCAGCTCAGCGTCGCCGCCGGGGTCCGCGTGATCGGAACGGCCTCCGCTGGTCGGCACGAAGCGCTGCGGGAGATCGCGGTGGAGCTGATCGACCACCGCACCGAGGACGTCGGGAGCCGCGTCGCGGAGCTCGCGCCCGGCGGCGTGGACGCCATCTTCGACCCGCTCGGTCCGGCGAGCCTGGATCGGTCGTGGCGACTCCTCACGCCCGGCGGCTCCCTGCACGCCTACGGCAGTTCGGCGACGCTGCACGACGACGGACCGTGGTGGCTGCCCTACCTCGGCCTGGGGCGGCGGCTCGCCGGCTGGGAGCTGGCGCGGCTGTTCGGGCGCACGGGCGGCCGCCGGATGCGCATGTACTACGTCAAGCCGAACGCCCAGTTCCGAACGGATCTCGCGAAGCTGCTCCGAATGGTCGCCAGTGGACAGTTGCGGCCCCTGGTCGCCCGCCGGCTGCCACTGGAATCCGCGGCGCGCGCCCTGGACCTGCACATGGCGGGCACCGAGACCGGGCGAATCGTGCTCGTCCCCGGCCTTTCGCCGGATCGCGCCTAG